A part of Clarias gariepinus isolate MV-2021 ecotype Netherlands chromosome 14, CGAR_prim_01v2, whole genome shotgun sequence genomic DNA contains:
- the rsl1d1 gene encoding ribosomal L1 domain-containing protein 1: MRIGVPPHTCTMEPTAGDQVPLDLLQVKKAVQALQAFLKSSSSQKTLLNETKHISLLITFWKIPKQEQTIRIPLPHSIRNDSVEVCLFTRDEPNMTADQTERFYKKLLTQSGVKFMPQVIPYKVLKTEYKPYEAKRKLLSNFDIFLADARIRRRVPSHIGRHFYERKKAPLSVDLTSKNMARDLDRLVQGTTLTVNKKGSCCTVRIGQSGMTTDEIVENIVTAVGTFSTKLRMKGKSVKIIHLKSHTSVSLPIYTSDLSHLTVLEEEMKKARLAKGDKAKPRGKKKSGLKQKRRDNKQTAVEKDVKCGGGDEEEEVPQLVPIESPSKKPKLEAVSRKGSKKVPKPAATKTGQKPRQGQKKLSKATPKAQQKKQKKVSV; this comes from the exons ATGCGCATTGGAGTTCCACCACACACGTGTACCATGGAGCCAACAGCAGGAGATCAAGTGCCATTAGACCTTCTTCAG GTGAAGAAGGCCGTGCAGGCATTGCAGGCTTTTTTGAAGAGCTCCTCAAGCCAGAAGACTCTTCTCAACGAAACGAAACACATTTCTCTCCTCATTACCTTTTGGAAGATCCCCAAACAAGAGCAGACCATTCGCAT TCCTCTGCCTCATTCTATCCGCAACGATTCTGTCGAGGTTTGCCTCTTCACACGGGATGAACCCAACATGACAGCAGATCAGACAGAAAGGTTCTACAAGAAATTACTCACACAGAGCGGCGTCAAGTTTATGCCTCAG GTGATTCCTTACAAAGTACTGAAGACTGAATATAAGCCCTATGAAGCGAAGAGGAAACTGCTCAGCAACTTCGACATCTTCCTGGCAGACGCACGTATTCGCCGTCGGGTACCGTCCCACATTGGGAGACATTTTTATGAGAGGAAGAA GGCTCCTTTGTCTGTCGATCTGACGAGCAAGAACATGGCCAGAGACTTGGATAGACTCGTTCAGGGCACAACTCTCACCGTCAACAAAAAAGGCTCCTGTTG CACGGTGCGTATAGGACAGTCGGGAATGACTACAGATGAGATTGTTGAGAACATAGTTACAGCTGTTGGCACCTTTTCAACAAAGTTACGCATG AAAGGAAAAAGCGTAAAAATCATCCACCTGAAAAGTCACACCTCTGTGTCTCTTCCCATCTACACCTCTGACCTGAGTCACCTGACGGTCCTGGAGGAGGAGATGAAGAAAGCACGATTAGCAAAG GGGGACAAGGCCAAGCCGAGGGGCAAAAAGAAATCTGGTTTAAAGCAGAAGCGTCGtgataataaacaaacagcagTTGAAAAGGATGTCAAGTGTGGAGGTGgtgatgaagaggaggaggtTCCTCAACTGGTGCCTATTGAGTCTCCTAGCAAAAAGCCCAAGCTTGAG GCTGTGTCCAGAAAGGGGTCAAAGAAAGTGCCGAAGCCAGCTGCAACCAAAACCGGCCAGAAACCTAGACAAGGACAGAAGAAACTGAGCAAAGCGACACCAAAAGCccagcaaaagaaacaaaaaaaagtgtctgtCTGA
- the gspt1 gene encoding eukaryotic peptide chain release factor GTP-binding subunit ERF3A, with protein sequence MDQRDTAPESWEEDDVEARADTELQAAFTGLNVNAPEFVPSFVPRVSPQNTGSNGPDAVTNMEISEPVAAVENGETDTGTAESWEEKGDSDEVEARGGAMEESGPEREEAQDEMMMEEDEEMLTPKLPPPLPDAPKKEHVNVVFIGHVDAGKSTIGGQIMYLTGMVDKRTLEKYEREAKEKNRETWYLSWALDTNQEERDKGKTVEVGRAYFETEKKHFTILDAPGHKSFVPNMIGGASQADLAVLVISARKGEFETGFEKGGQTREHAMLAKTAGVKHLIVLINKMDDPTVNWSLDRYEECKEKLVPFLKKVGFNPKKDIHFMPCSGLTGANLKESSDMCPWYTGLPFIPHLDSLPNFNRSSDGPIRLPIVDKYRDMGTVVLGKLESGTIGKAQQLIMMPNRHTVEVLSLLSDDVETDDAGPGENLKLRLKGIEEEEILPGFILCNAENLCHSGRTFDAQIVIIEHKSIICPGYNAVLHIHTCIEEVQITALICLVDKKTGEKSKTRPRFVKQDQVCIARLRTAGTICLETFKDFPQMGRFTLRDEGKTIAIGKVLKLVPEKD encoded by the exons ATGGACCAGAGAGACACTGCGCCGGAGAGCTGGGAGGAGGACGACGTGGAGGCCCGGGCCGACACCGAGCTCCAGGCTGCCTTCACCGGCCTCAACGTCAACGCACCAGAGTTTGTACCGTCATTCGTACCCAGGGTGTCTCCTCAAAACACCGGCTCCAACG GTCCTGACGCTGTTACGAACATGGAGATTTCAGAACCTGTAG CTGCTGTGGAAAACGGAGAAACAGATACCGGCACAGCAGAGTCGTGGGAGGAGAAGGGTGACTCGGATGAGGTGGAGGCAAGAGGCGGGGCTATGGAGGAGAGCGGACCTGAGAGGGAAGAAGCCCAAGATGAGATGATGATGGAAGAGGATGAGGAAATGCTCACCCCTAAGCTGCCTCCTCCTCTCCCCGACGCCCCAAAGAAAGAGCATGTTAATGTTGTGTTTATAGGACATGTGG atgctgGCAAGTCGACAATTGGTGGACAAATCAT GTATTTGACCGGCATGGTGGACAAAAGGACCCTGGAGAAATACGAAAGGGaagcaaaagaaaagaacagGGAGACATG GTATCTCTCTTGGGCTTTAGACACAAACCAGGAAGAGCGAGACAAGGGGAAAACAGTAGAAGTAGGAAGAGCATATTTTGAAACGGAGAAGAAGCACTTTACCATCCTGGATGCCCCGGGCCATAAAAGCTTTGTGCCCAACATGATCGGTGGAGCATCACAAGCCGACTTGGCAGTGCTG GTTATTTCTGCCAGAAAGGGTGAGTTTGAGACGGGCTTTGAAAAGGGCGGTCAGACCCGCGAGCATGCTATGCTGGCCAAAACAGCTGGAGTCAAACACCTGATAGTCCTTATCAACAAAATGGACGATCCTACAGTAAACTGGAGCTTGGATAG ATATGAGGAATGTAAAGAGAAACTAGTGCCATTTTTAAAGAAGGTGGGCTTTAATCCAAAGAAAGACATCCACTTCATGCCCTGCTCTGGACTGACAGGAGCCAACTTGAAGGAATCTTCTGACATGTGTCCTTGGTACAC GGGGTTACCATTTATTCCACATCTGGACAGCTTGCCAAACTTCAATCGATCAAGTGATGGTCCCATCAGATTGCCCATTGTAGATAAGTACAGG GACATGGGCACTGTGGTGCTTGGCAAACTGGAATCAGGGACTATCGGCAAAGCACAACAGCTTATCATGATGCCAAACAGG CACACTGTGGAGGTGCTGAGCCTACTGTCCGATGACGTAGAGACAGATGACGCAGGGCCAGGTGAGAACCTGAAGCTACGTCTCAAAGGCATCGAAGAAGAGGAGATCCTCCCTGGCTTCATTTTATGCAATGCAGAGAACCTGTGCCACTCAGGACGCACGTTTGATGCCCAG ATTGTCATTATTGAACACAAATCCATTATATGTCCAGGTTACAATGCAGTCCTTCACATTCATACCTGCATAGAGGAAGTGCAGATAACA GCCTTAATCTGTCTGGTGGACAAGAAGACCGGAGAGAAGAGCAAGACACGTCCCCGCTTTGTCAAACAAGACCAAGTGTGCATCGCCCGTCTTAGAACGGCAGGAACGATCTGCTTAGAAACGTTCAAAGACTTCCCACAGATGGGTCGTTTCACTTTGAGGGATGAGG GTAAAACAATTGCCATTGGCAAGGTGTTGAAGTTGGTGCCAGAGAAGGACTGA